The following proteins come from a genomic window of Bombyx mori chromosome 18, ASM3026992v2:
- the LOC105841943 gene encoding uncharacterized protein LOC105841943: protein MQRSYIALEIKTRLITNKEQFLGPLLNVEQPPAEPSWHKDYEPLDTTHEGFEKYLDPYLTSSRLHHRPFTVEQLNKKSSSSDIITYYTCADIPWTRTPAPKTEQWKPPNRPKSTYDREKFKEGFREIRTHNKLKWVPGTFRTEMRDNYSKNSYLDPIVHSNEEEVRSFYENTLSKLRTNITEEHSAYFKKYKSENTQYGLRKPICSVLDQHKEKNKKLE from the exons ATGCAACGATCTTATATTGCACTTGAGATCAAAACAAGATTAATAACCAACAAAGAACAATTCCTTGGTCCTCTTCTAAATGTCGAACAG CCTCCTGCTGAGCCTAGCTGGCACAAGGATTACGAGCCTTTGGATACAACACACGAGGGATTTGAGAAGTATTTGGATCCTTACTTGACTAGCAGCAGATTACACCATCGCCCATTCACAGTAGAGCAACTTAACAAAAAGTCATCGTCAAGTGATATTATTACTTACTATACCTGCGCTGATATTCCATGG ACAAGAACGCCTGCTCCTAAAACAGAACAGTGGAAGCCACCAAACCGACCTAAGTCTACGTATGACAGAGAGAAATTTAAAGAAGGATTTAGAGAGATACGAACACACAACAAGCTGAAATGGGTCCCAGG GACATTTCGAACGGAAATGAGGGACAACTATTCAAAAAATAGCTATCTTGATCCTATCGTACATAGTAATGAAGAAGAAGTACGTAGTTTCTACGAAAATACATTAAGCAAACTAAGAACAAATATAACGGAGGAACATTCGGCGTATTTCAAGAAATACAAATCTGAAAACACACAGTACGGCTTGAGAAAACCAATTTGTTCTGTTCTTGATCAACACAaggaaaagaataaaaaattggaataa
- the LOC101742692 gene encoding CLIP domain-containing serine protease B4 isoform X1 produces MGVMIRVLFLMCILEWSVLAQFGSISVSVGMGGIRSGNENLSVRAPCPPNTSCVPISSCPMLEDLLDFSCFSSDKYFHRLNQLTCGNDNNEDYVCCPSCDCGRVYQEGTQSCGESMVRGVDYDGIGTHPWVARIGFTKEETGNVRFACSGSIISKRVVLTAAHCALAKPERYKLSTVVVGEWDIGRSPDCNDFFCAPPTQAIKVESVVVHPGYEEKIFRHDIALILLKDEIKYSVTAAPVCLNEKPEVVINERASLVGWGKLSGQTNVVSRQQLLEVPLVPLEKCEKVFGESVPVHEGQLCAGGEEGKDACSGFGGAPLLIKRDGKFLQTGIVSFGSENCGSDGVPSVYTNIAHYYRWIVENSPS; encoded by the exons ATGGGTGTAATGATACGTGTTCTGTTTTTGATGTGCATTTTGGAATGGTCCGTTTTAGCGCAATTCGGCA gTATATCAGTGAGTGTTGGCATGGGAGGAATTAGAAGCGGCAATGAAAATCTAAGCGTGAGA GCACCTTGTCCACCGAATACATCTTGTGTGCCAATCAGCTCGTGTCCGATGCTTGAAGATCTACTCGATTTCTCGTGCTTTTCATCGGATAA ATACTTTCATCGTTTGAATCAACTAACGTGTGGTAATGACAACAACGAAGACTACGTTTGCTGTCCGTCGTGTGACTGCGGCCGAGTCTACCAGGAAGGCACGCAATCGTGTGGCGAGAGTATGGTACGAGGAGTTGATTATGACGGAATCGGCACACATCCTTGGGTGGCCAGAATTGGCTTCACTA AAGAAGAAACGGGTAATGTTAGATTCGCTTGCAGTGGATCTATAATATCGAAGCGAGTTGTATTAACTGCGGCGCACTGTGCTTTGGCCAAACCAGAAAGATACAAATT GTCTACGGTGGTAGTGGGCGAATGGGATATTGGACGAAGCCCCGACTGTAACGATTTCTTCTGCGCCCCTCCCACGCAAGCAATAAAAGTTGAAAGCGTTGTTGTGCACCCTGGTTACGAGGAAAAGATTTTCCGGCACGACATTGCACTTATCTTGTTGAAAGATGAAATCAAGTATTCAG tgaCAGCAGCACCAGTTTGCCTGAATGAAAAACCGGAAGTTGTAATAAACGAACGCGCATCACTGGTCGGTTGGGGGAAACTGTCCGGTCAGACTAATGTG GTTAGCCGCCAGCAGCTACTAGAAGTGCCTCTTGTTCCTCTAGAAAAATGTGAAAAAGTATTTGGCGAATCCGTGCCAGTACACGAGGGGCAGCTGTGTGCGGGCGGTGAAGAAGGAAAGGATGCCTGTTCTGGATTCGGAGGAGCACCACTACTCATCAAACGTGACGGAAAATTTCTTCAG ACGGGAATCGTGTCATTTGGCTCCGAAAACTGCGGCAGCGACGGCGTACCCAGCGTGTATACAAACATTGCTCATTATTATCGATGGATCGTAGAAAACTCACCCTCTTAA
- the LOC101742692 gene encoding CLIP domain-containing serine protease B4 isoform X2 gives MGVMIRVLFLMCILEWSVLAQFGSISVSVGMGGIRSGNENLSVRAPCPPNTSCVPISSCPMLEDLLDFSCFSSDKYFHRLNQLTCGNDNNEDYVCCPSCDCGRVYQEGTQSCGESMVRGVDYDGIGTHPWVARIGFTKEETGNVRFACSGSIISKRVVLTAAHCALAKPERYKLSTVVVGEWDIGRSPDCNDFFCAPPTQAIKVESVVVHPGYEEKIFRHDIALILLKDEIKYSVTAAPVCLNEKPEVVINERASLVGWGKLSGQTNVSRQQLLEVPLVPLEKCEKVFGESVPVHEGQLCAGGEEGKDACSGFGGAPLLIKRDGKFLQTGIVSFGSENCGSDGVPSVYTNIAHYYRWIVENSPS, from the exons ATGGGTGTAATGATACGTGTTCTGTTTTTGATGTGCATTTTGGAATGGTCCGTTTTAGCGCAATTCGGCA gTATATCAGTGAGTGTTGGCATGGGAGGAATTAGAAGCGGCAATGAAAATCTAAGCGTGAGA GCACCTTGTCCACCGAATACATCTTGTGTGCCAATCAGCTCGTGTCCGATGCTTGAAGATCTACTCGATTTCTCGTGCTTTTCATCGGATAA ATACTTTCATCGTTTGAATCAACTAACGTGTGGTAATGACAACAACGAAGACTACGTTTGCTGTCCGTCGTGTGACTGCGGCCGAGTCTACCAGGAAGGCACGCAATCGTGTGGCGAGAGTATGGTACGAGGAGTTGATTATGACGGAATCGGCACACATCCTTGGGTGGCCAGAATTGGCTTCACTA AAGAAGAAACGGGTAATGTTAGATTCGCTTGCAGTGGATCTATAATATCGAAGCGAGTTGTATTAACTGCGGCGCACTGTGCTTTGGCCAAACCAGAAAGATACAAATT GTCTACGGTGGTAGTGGGCGAATGGGATATTGGACGAAGCCCCGACTGTAACGATTTCTTCTGCGCCCCTCCCACGCAAGCAATAAAAGTTGAAAGCGTTGTTGTGCACCCTGGTTACGAGGAAAAGATTTTCCGGCACGACATTGCACTTATCTTGTTGAAAGATGAAATCAAGTATTCAG tgaCAGCAGCACCAGTTTGCCTGAATGAAAAACCGGAAGTTGTAATAAACGAACGCGCATCACTGGTCGGTTGGGGGAAACTGTCCGGTCAGACTAAT GTTAGCCGCCAGCAGCTACTAGAAGTGCCTCTTGTTCCTCTAGAAAAATGTGAAAAAGTATTTGGCGAATCCGTGCCAGTACACGAGGGGCAGCTGTGTGCGGGCGGTGAAGAAGGAAAGGATGCCTGTTCTGGATTCGGAGGAGCACCACTACTCATCAAACGTGACGGAAAATTTCTTCAG ACGGGAATCGTGTCATTTGGCTCCGAAAACTGCGGCAGCGACGGCGTACCCAGCGTGTATACAAACATTGCTCATTATTATCGATGGATCGTAGAAAACTCACCCTCTTAA
- the LOC101742839 gene encoding GILT-like protein 1 yields MKFFVNIYVILAVFCIGVDLKRKVQLSVFYESACSDSKHFILEQLHPTIHKLEDYIDLQLIPFGKASSINNGGDGFECQHGPPECFGNLIQDCTLNEMKSYSDVHKVEYLACEMETMASTRGDIQCIVKSNVPHDPVRECVYLGPGTLLQLDSERLTKLVNPKFIPTIVLDGVFDQATQNKAFNDLMGTICDRLRNVKPCKEYFRNK; encoded by the exons ATGaagttttttgtaaatatttacgtGATTTTGGCCGTTTTCTGTATAGGAGTTGACTTGAAAAGAAAG gtCCAACTTTCGGTTTTTTATGAAAGCGCTTGCTCTGACAGCAAACACTTTATATTGGAGCAATTACATCCGACTATACATAAACTTGAAGACTATATCGACTTGCAGCTCATACCTTTTGGGAAGGCATCG aGTATAAACAATGGTGGGGACGGATTCGAATGTCAACATGGACCGCCAGAATGCTTCGGGAACCTAATTCAAGATTGCACATTGAACGAAATGAAGTCATATTCAGACGTTCATAAAGTGGAATACCTGGCCTGTGAAATGGAAACAATGGCTAGTACTCGTGGAGACATACAG tgCATAGTAAAATCGAATGTACCACATGACCCAGTTCGGGAATGCGTATACTTGGGTCCCGGAACATTGCTGCAACTGGATTCCGAACGCTTAACGAAACTCGTTAACCCAAAGTTCATACCCACTATCGTTTTGGACGGG GTCTTCGATCAGGCAACACAAAACAAGgcttttaatgatttaatgggCACTATTTGTGATAGACTGAGAAACGTCAAGCcctgtaaagaatattttaggaacaaATAA